In Micromonospora ferruginea, the sequence TTGCACGCCACCTTGCTGCTCTCGCGCGGCGGGCGCTGCTCGCGGTCGGCGGCGGTGAGCACAAGCTCGCCCGCCAGGTCGACCTGGCGAATCGCATCGCCGCGCACATCGCCCAGGCCGAGCCACGCGCCGTCACCGCTGACGACCAGGTGACAGATGCTCTACGCCTGCTGCACGCCATCGCAGCCCCGCCCATCCCACCGGCCGCACCGGTCTTTCCGATCCGTCCCTCCACGCCGCTCTCCACCGGCGCGCTCCTGGTCAACGGTCGGCACCAACCGCGGATCGGGCACGAGGTCAGCCACGAGATGGCCTCGGCGGACGCTGTCGACCTGCTCTGCGCGTTCATCAAGTGGCACGGGCTGCGCATCATCGAGCCGGCGCTTACCGAACTCATCGCCCGAGGTGGTCGGGTCCGTGTCATTACGACGACCTACCTCGGTGCCACCGACCAGCGGGCGCTCGACCGGCTCGCCGAGCTGGGCGCCGAGGTCAAGGTCTCCTACGAGACCCGGACCACCCGCCTGCACGCGAAGGCGTGGCTGTTCCGCCGCAACAACGGCACCACCACCGCGTACGTCGGCTCGTCCAATCTGTCGAAGGCCGCGCTTGTCGACGGCGTGGAGTGGAACGTCCGCATCTCGAACCTGGAGCAGCCGCACGTCATCGACACGTTCGAGGCGACGTTCGCCGACTACTGGAACGACTCGGCGTTCGAGACGTACGACCCGGCGCAGGACGCCGAGCGGCTGCGCGTCGCGCTGCGCGGGGAACGCACCGACGAGGCACCTACCGAGATCGCGAACCTGGACGTGCGGCCGTTCCCGTACCAGCAGGAGGTCTTGAACGACCTCGACGCCGAGCGGCTGGTGCACGGGCGTTGGCGGAATCTCGTGGTGATGGCGACCGGCACCGGCAAGACGGTGGTGGCGGCGCTCGACTACCGCCGGCTCCAGCGGGCCGGGCACGTTGACTCGCTGCTGTTCGTCGCGCACCAGGAACAGATTCTGAGGCAGAGCCGGTCGGTGTTCCGCCAGGTGATGGGTGACGGCACCTTCGGGGAGACGCTGGTCAGCGGTGACCGGCCGCAGGGCTGGAAGCATGTGTTCGCGTCGATCCAGTCGCTGCACCGACAGGAGATCGACCCTGAGGCGTACGACATGGTGATCGTGGACGAGTTCCACCACGCCGAAGCGCCGACGTACACGCGGTTGTTGGAGCGGCTTCGGCCGCGCGTACTCCTGGGGCTGACCGCGACGCCCGACCGCAGCGACGGCGGCGACGTGCGGCGGTGGTTCGACGGCCGCGCGTCGGTGGAGTTGCACCTGTGGGAGGCGTTGGAGCGGCAGTTACTCGCGCCGTTCCAATACTTCGGGCTGCACGACGAGGTGGACCTGACGCGGGTGCGCTGGAAGCGCGGACAGGGCTACGACAAGAACGACCTGGACGGCGTCTACACCGGCAACCACGCGCGAGCGCGGTTGATCCTGCACGCGGTCAACCGGATCGCTGACGTCGGGCGGATGCGGGCGCTGGGCTTCTGCGTCAGCATCGGGCACGCCGAGTTCATGGCCGACTGGTTCACCCGGCACGGCGTACCGGCGGCGGCGGTGACGTCGACGCTCGATCGCGGCGAGCGGCACACGCTGATCGACCGGTTCCGCAGGCGGGAGCTGCGGGTGCTGTTCACGGTCGACCTGTTCAACGAGGGCGTCGACCTGCCGATGGTTGACACGATCCTCATGCTGCGGCCGACCGAGAGCGCGACGATCTTCCTGCAACAGCTCGGGCGAGGGCTGCGGTTGGACGACGACAAGCCGTGCCTGACCGTCCTCGACTTCATCGGCGGGCAGCACGCCAACTTCCGCTTCGACCTGCGGTGGCGGGCGTTGGCCGGGGTGAGCCGGCGGGCCGTCGAGTCGGCCGTCCGGGAGGACTTCCCGTCGTTGCCGAGCGGATGCCACATCGAGCTGGACCGGGTGGCGAAGGACATCGTGCTCGCCAACCTGAAATCGGCGCTCCCCACGTCGAAGAACGCGCTGGTGGGTGAGCTGCGGCAGCTTGGCGACGTGAGCCTTGCCGAGTTCCTTCGGGAGACCGGCCTGGAGATCGAGGACGTGTACCGCTCCGCGGGCGTCGGCGGTTGGGCGGGGCTGCGGCGCCTTGCCGGTCTCGACGCTGCTCCGGGTGGCCCGGACGATCGCGATCTCGGTCGGGCGATTGGTCGAATGCTGCACGTGGACGACGTCGATCGGCTGGATCTCATCGGCCGGGTGGCGGCGGGTGAATCGCCTGCTGGTGGGCGGCTGCTCGACATGCTGCACTTCAGCCTGTGGGGGCCATCGACCCCGTTAACCGAGCGCGACGCGCGGCTCAAGCGGCTCTGGGCGGAGCCGGCACGGTGCGCGGAACTGCGACAGGTTGTCGAGGTGCTGCGCGATCGGATTCACCGGGTCACCGAGCGACCCGCTTCGGAGCGGGTGCCGCTGCGGGTGCACGCTCGCTACAGCCGGAACGAGGCATGCGCGGCTTTCGGGATGGCGAACCCGGGGTCGTTGCGTGAAGGCGTGAAGTGGCTGCCGGACGAGAAGGCGGACCTGTTCTTCGTCACGCTGGTCAAGTCGGCGGAGCACTACTCCCCGACCACGATGTATGCGGACCGGGCCATCACGGATCGGCTGTTCCAGTGGGAGTCGCAGAGCACGACGTCGGCGGCGTCGGCGACCGGGCAGCGGTATGTCGGCCACGTTGCGCAGGGGTCGACGGTGCATCTGTTCGTGCGGGAGTCCCGGGTTGCCGACCGGGACCTGGGTGCGCCGCCGTACCTGTATGCCGGGCCGATGACGTACCGGGAGCACAGCGGGGACCGCCCGATGCGGATCCTCTGGGAGTTGGGGCATGCGCTGCCCGCCGACATGTACGCCGCTGCTCGGACGATCGCCGCCTGATATCACCAACGACTCAGCTCGAAAGGCACGCCAGACACCACGCCCCTGTCCGCTGAGCCGGTGTTGCGGGGCCTGCCGCTGCCAAGGACGAAACGGAGCAGCGCGCGTCAGACCTGCACCTCGCTCGCCGACTCCGGCGCCGCGTGCCGCCCCCCACCATCACGCCGCTCGTCCCCGTGCCCCGGCCACCACGCCTTGTGCCCGATCAACCCGGTCAGCGCCGGCACGAAGAACATCGACATCACGAACGCCGACAGCACGATCCCGATCGCCACCGCGAACCCCATCTGCTGGAGGAACGAGATCGGCGCGAGCATCAGCACCCCGAACGTGCCGGCCAGGATCAGCCCGGCCGCGGCCACCGTCGGCCCGGCGTGCTCCACGCCGATCGCGGCGGCCTGGTGTGGTTCGTGGCCCTCGCGGGCCTCCTCGCGTAGCCGGGCGATCATCAGGATGTTGTAGTCGGTGCCGATCGCCACCACGAACAGGTAGAGGATGATCGGGAGTTGGAACGTGACGCCCGGCTTGCCCTCCAGCCCCTGGAACAGGTAGACGGTCGCGCCCAGCGTGGCGGCGAAGTTGAGCAGCACCGCGATCACCAGGTAGATCGGCGCGACGAGGCTGCGCAGCAGCAGCGCGAGGATGAGCGCGATCAGGCCGGCGGCGACCGGCAGGATCACCGACAGGTCGCGGTTGTTGGCCGAGTTGATGTCGGCGAAGATCGCGGTGGGGCCGCCGACCAGTGCCTTCGTACCCGATGGGGCCTTGGCGTGGAGCGCGTCGCGCAGGTCGTCGCGGACCAGGGTGATCGCCTCGTTGGAGACCGGGTTCTCGTCGAGCAGCAGGTTGATCCGGGCGACGCTCGGGTCGGTGGTGCTGCGTTCGGCCGGCTGCACCCGGGCCACGCCCGGCGCGTCGGCGGAGGCGGCGGCGAAGTCGGTGACCTGCTGGTCGGTGAGCGGGGTGCCGTTGCCGGTGGTCAGGTAGACCTCGGTGGGCGCGAGCGCCCCGGCGGCGAAGCCGCGCTGGAGGTCCTTGGCGGCGCGCGCCGATTCGGTGTCCTGCGGGAAGCCGGCGCTGAAGTCGTAGTCGGCCTGGTAGCTGAGCACCCCGGCGGCGAGCGCGACGAGCAGCGCGCCGGAGGCCGCGGCCACCAGGGCGGGCTTACGGCCGACGGCGCCGCCGAGCCGGCGGGACAGGCTCGCCTTCGGGGTACGCTGCCACGCCTTCGACGGCCAGAACACCCACCGGCCGAGCAGCGACACGATCGCCGGGATCAGGGTGAGCGAGGTGACCAGCATGACGCCGACGGCGATGGCGAGCGCCGGGCCGAGCGAGCCGAAGAAGCCGAGCGAGGCGAGCAGCAGCACCAGGAACGCGACGATGACCGCGCCGGCGGCGGACGTGATGACCTCGCCGACCCGCTGCACGGTGACGATCATGGCGGTGCGCTTGTCGTCGCCGGCGCGCAGCCGTTCCCGGTAGCGGAACAGCAGGAACAGGATGTAGTCGGTGCCGATGCCGAACAGCACGATCAGCAGGATGGTCTGCAGGTCCTGGCTGACGTTGAGGTCGAACGCCTTGCCGGCGGCGGCGACCAGGCCGGTGGTGACGGACATGACCACGCTGATCACCACGACCGGCAGCAGCGCGGCGATCGGGCTGCGGAAGATGATCAGGATCAGTCCGATGATGAGGATGATGGTGGCGACGCCGACCACCGCGAACGCCGAGTTGAACGTGTCCTCGTTGTCGACGAAGCTGGCCACGTCGCCGGCCACCCCGGCGGTCAGGCCGCTGCCGGCGAGGTCCGGCCCGAGGCCGGCGCGCAGGTCGCGGACGGCGTCCAGCAGCTTCGGGTCATCCGGGGTGTCGGCGTCCAGGCCGACGGAGATGATCTGCACCGACTTGTCCGGCGCGACGGCCTGCGGGCCGGTCAGGTAGCCGGCGGTCTGCGGGATGTTCCGCCCCTTGAGCGCCTGGGCGAGCTGCCCGACGCGCGCCTCGTCGGCCGGCGTGAGCGGTTTGCCGTCGCCGCGCTTGACGACGATGGTGGCGGTGGCGGTCGCGGCCTGCGGGAACGCCTTGGTGGCCAGCTCGGTGGCCTGCACCGACTCGTAGGAGCGCGGCAGGAAGCTCTCCTGGTCGGCAGAGGTGATGTCGCTCAGCGACGGGCTGGTGACCACGATCGCGATCGCGGCGAGCACCCAACCCCCGATCACCCACCACGCCTTGCCGACGACGAACCTGCCCAGTCGCTCGAACATCGTTTCCCCCGTGTGTTCGACTGTGTCACCGCGTATCCTACCGTCGGTGACCAATCCTTTTCGGACGGCACGCGCGGAGGTGCTGGCGGCGTGGCTGCTGGCGACCGTGCCGGCTCCGCTGCTGTTCTTCGCGTGGACGCACCGCTGGGAGGAGGACCCGACGGTCGCCCCCGCGCTGTGGTGGCCGGTGCTCGCCTCGCCGGTGCTCGCCGCCGTGGTCGCGGCCGGTCAGCCCCGGGGTCGCGGTCCGGTCGGCGTGGCGCTCGCAGTCGCCGTGTCCACGCTGGTCACCGCCGTGCTGCTGAGCGGAACGCTGGCCTTCTTCCGATGGGTCGCCCCGCTGACCGGGGAGGCCCGCTGGGGGTGGGCGCTGCTCGGTGGCCTGGCGCTCGCGGTGGTCGGCGCCCTGATCGGGTACGCCGCCGGCGGTCGCCTCGCCCACCGGGCCCACCCGGCGTCGCGGCGCGGCTACCTGGTCGGCGGGCTCGCCGTCGTGTTCGGGGCACTGCTGGCGCAGTCCGCGGTCCGGCTCGGCGCCGAGGGCAGCACGATCGGCGACAACCCCCGGGAGTACGGCGGGACGGGCCCCTACGCCACGTCGGCCGGGCGGGTCACGGTGCCGACGCCCGGGGCGTACGCGATCTTCGGGGTGGGTGACGCACCGGCGGGCGCGGACTGCCGGCTGACCGGCGGCGGCGCGACGGTCCGGGCGGACGATCCGGTCTCCGTGCCGCCCGGCGGCTACGGCGGTGACGCCGCCACGTTCGCCTGGATCGCCTCGGTGCGGGTGCCGGCGGCCGGCGCGTGGACGATGGAGTGCCGGTCGTCGGACCCGGAGGCGTCCTACATGGTGGGTGACGAGCCGCGCGTGCGGGGCGCGGTCGGCCGGCTGATCCACTGGCCGGTGGGCGTGATCTGGCTGCTCGGCGCGCTCCCCGGCCTGCTGGTCGCGGTGCAGACGGCCACCCGGCGGCGCTCCGCCCGGCGCGCGGCCGACCACGCCGGGGAGAGCGTGGTCGCGGAACGGCCGGGAAGTGTCGTAGCCGGCTCGTAGCCTGACCCGGTCATCGACGATCGACAGGGGGCGACGTGCTCGACCACTTCTCCGTAGCGGTGCGCGACCTGGCGGCCAGCGCCGCGTTCTACGACGCCGTGCTCGCCCCGCTGGGCGGGCGGCGGATCATGGAGCCCGGCCCGATCGGCTACGGCGTCAACGCGCCCGACTTCTGGGTCGAGCCCGCGCCGGCCGACTCCGCCCCGGCGCCGGTGCACATCGCGTTCACCGCGCCCGACCGGGCGGCCGTGCGGGCGTTCCACGACGCGGCGGTGGCGGCCGGCGCCGAGGTGCTGCACGCGCCGAAGGTCTGGCCGGAATACCACGCCGGCTACTACGGCGCGTTCGTCCGCGACCCCGACGGCAACAACGTCGAGGCGGTCTGCCACCGGCCGGAGTGACCCGCCGTCCCGGCGGGAGGCAGGATGGACCGGTGGAGATCGAGCCGGTCGAGCACGCACCCGTCCGCGCCATCCGGCGGGCCTGGCTGGCGCAGCGCTGGCACGACCTGACGTTCCTGCACTGGGCGGTCCCGCCGGAGCGGGTCGCGCCGCTGCTGCCGGCCGGCACCCGGCCCGACACGATCGACGGGCTCACCTACGTCGGGTTGATCGGGTTCCGGATGGTCGGGCTGGGGCTCGGCCGGGGGCCGGGCATCCCCTACTTCGGCACGTTCTGGGAGACCAACGTGCGGCTCTACTCGGTCGACGGCGCCGGCCGCCGGGCGGTGGTGTTCCGTTCGCTGGACGCGTCGCGGCTGGTGCCGGTGCTGGTCGCCCAACTGAGCCTCCGCCTGCCCTACAAGTGGTCCGCGATGACGGTGGACCGCGCCGGCGACACGCTCACCTACCGCTGCCGGCGGCGCTGGCCCGGCCCGGCCGGCGCGTCCAGCCGGATGACCGTCCGCGTCGGCGCGCCGATCGCCGAGCCGACGCCGCTGGAGCACTTCCTCACCGCGCGGTGGGGCCTGCACACCCGCGCGTACGGGCACACCCGGCACCTGCCCAACTGGCATCCGCAATGGCCGCTGCACCGCGCCGAGCTGCTGCACCTGGACGACGAGCTGGTCACCGTCGCCGGCCTGCCCGCGCCGGACGGCCCGCCGGTCAGCGTGCTGCACTCCCCCGGCGTCCCGGTCGTCTTCGGCGGCCCCACCGCGGTCCCCTGACCGGCCGCCGTGACACGGTCAGGGCAGCGGGTCGTGGGTGCCGCGCGGCACGCCGGGGCGGCAGCGGCGGACCCGCTCGGCGGCCATCCGCCCGCCCACCGCCAGCCCGTGCCGTTCCACCGCGGCCAGCCCGTACGCGCTGCACGTCGGCGTGTAGCGGCAGGTCCCCGGCCAGCGGTGGGACAGCCAACGCCGGTAGCCGAGGATCGCGGCCCGGCCGGCCCGGTCCACGACCGGCGTCCGCGCGATGCCGGCGGTCACCGCACCGAGGGTGAGCAGCGTCGAGAAGAGCCCGAGGTCGCAGCAGCCGGGGCCGTCGCAGTCGACCAGGTCGCAGTCGCAGTCGCACCAGTCCCGGTGCCGCTTCTTCTTGTGGTGTCGCTTCCGCATGATCACGACGCCATGATGCGACACCCACGCCACCTCCGGATCAGCCGACCGGAACGGACCCGGTGCGATCGGGTAGACGGGTGGACGGCACCCTGGCGTCATAGGCGTGACCAGGAAGGAGCATCGGTGCTGGATCGACTCAACCAGGCCATGGACCACCTCGAACAGCGGCTCGACCAGCCGCTCGACGTGGCCGCGCTGGCCCGGGTCGCCTGCGTGTCGGAGCACCACTTCCGGCGGCTGTTCTCGGCGCTGGCCGGAATGCCGCTGTCGGAGTACGTGCGCCGCCGCCGGCTGACCCTGGCCGCCGCCGACGTGCTCGCCGACCGGGAGTCGCTGCTCCACGTGGCGGTCCGCTGGGGGTACGGCTCGAACGAGGCGTTCGCCCGCGCGTTCCGGGCCGTGCACGGGGTGGGACCGGCGGAGGCCCGGCGCGCCGGGTCGGTGCTGCGGTCCCAGCCCCGGATGTCCTTCCGGCTCGTCGTCGAAGGGAGCAGCAGCATGGACTACCGGATCGTGGCCAAGGAGGCCTTCCGGCTCGTCGGGGTGAAGGCGCGGGTGCCGCTGGTGCACGAGGGGATGAACCCGCACATCGTGGCGTTCCTCAAGGGCCTGGAGCCGGAGACGGTACGCCGGATCGGGGCCCTGTCGGACCAGGAGCCGCGCGGCGTCGTCAACGTCAGCGACGACCTGGCCGGTTCCCGCGCGGAGGGCACCGAGCTGGACTACTGGCACGGGGTGGTGACCGGCGCGGAGGTGCCGGAAGGGCTGGACGGCCTGCCGGTGGAGGCCGGTGACTGGGCGGTGTTCCGCAGCTCCGGCGCGTTCCCGGAGGCGTTGCAGCATCTGTGGCGGGACGTGTTCACCCAGTGGTTCCCGTCGAACCCGTACGAGATTCGACCGGGGCCGGAGATCTCCCGGGTGCGGGTCGCCGAGGGCGGCGCCACCGCCGACGCGGAGCTGTGGATCCCGGTGCGCCAGGTCTAGGACGCCTCGGCGGCGGCCTGCGCCAGCGCGGCCGGCACGTCGTGTGCGTGGTAGGGGTGTTCGCTCGGCTCGATGCCGGCGAGGAACATCGCGTACACGGCGGCCAGCCGCAGCGGCGCGACCGGCCGGAGCAGGTCGACCGCCCGGTGCGGGTCGCTGCCGGGCGCGTCGGCCCGCCACCGGTCGGCCCACGCGTCGACCAGCCGGCCGGCGGTCGCCGGGTCGAGCGTCTCGGTGAGGCGCAGGATGTCGAACGCGGGGTGGCCGGCGAACGCGTCCGCCCAGTCGATGACCACCGGCCGGGTGCCGTCGCCGCGGACGTT encodes:
- a CDS encoding DUF3427 domain-containing protein, which encodes MAACLDLLEVGPAVIQRSTLNSADAHDVLARHLAALARRALLAVGGGEHKLARQVDLANRIAAHIAQAEPRAVTADDQVTDALRLLHAIAAPPIPPAAPVFPIRPSTPLSTGALLVNGRHQPRIGHEVSHEMASADAVDLLCAFIKWHGLRIIEPALTELIARGGRVRVITTTYLGATDQRALDRLAELGAEVKVSYETRTTRLHAKAWLFRRNNGTTTAYVGSSNLSKAALVDGVEWNVRISNLEQPHVIDTFEATFADYWNDSAFETYDPAQDAERLRVALRGERTDEAPTEIANLDVRPFPYQQEVLNDLDAERLVHGRWRNLVVMATGTGKTVVAALDYRRLQRAGHVDSLLFVAHQEQILRQSRSVFRQVMGDGTFGETLVSGDRPQGWKHVFASIQSLHRQEIDPEAYDMVIVDEFHHAEAPTYTRLLERLRPRVLLGLTATPDRSDGGDVRRWFDGRASVELHLWEALERQLLAPFQYFGLHDEVDLTRVRWKRGQGYDKNDLDGVYTGNHARARLILHAVNRIADVGRMRALGFCVSIGHAEFMADWFTRHGVPAAAVTSTLDRGERHTLIDRFRRRELRVLFTVDLFNEGVDLPMVDTILMLRPTESATIFLQQLGRGLRLDDDKPCLTVLDFIGGQHANFRFDLRWRALAGVSRRAVESAVREDFPSLPSGCHIELDRVAKDIVLANLKSALPTSKNALVGELRQLGDVSLAEFLRETGLEIEDVYRSAGVGGWAGLRRLAGLDAAPGGPDDRDLGRAIGRMLHVDDVDRLDLIGRVAAGESPAGGRLLDMLHFSLWGPSTPLTERDARLKRLWAEPARCAELRQVVEVLRDRIHRVTERPASERVPLRVHARYSRNEACAAFGMANPGSLREGVKWLPDEKADLFFVTLVKSAEHYSPTTMYADRAITDRLFQWESQSTTSAASATGQRYVGHVAQGSTVHLFVRESRVADRDLGAPPYLYAGPMTYREHSGDRPMRILWELGHALPADMYAAARTIAA
- a CDS encoding MMPL family transporter encodes the protein MFERLGRFVVGKAWWVIGGWVLAAIAIVVTSPSLSDITSADQESFLPRSYESVQATELATKAFPQAATATATIVVKRGDGKPLTPADEARVGQLAQALKGRNIPQTAGYLTGPQAVAPDKSVQIISVGLDADTPDDPKLLDAVRDLRAGLGPDLAGSGLTAGVAGDVASFVDNEDTFNSAFAVVGVATIILIIGLILIIFRSPIAALLPVVVISVVMSVTTGLVAAAGKAFDLNVSQDLQTILLIVLFGIGTDYILFLLFRYRERLRAGDDKRTAMIVTVQRVGEVITSAAGAVIVAFLVLLLASLGFFGSLGPALAIAVGVMLVTSLTLIPAIVSLLGRWVFWPSKAWQRTPKASLSRRLGGAVGRKPALVAAASGALLVALAAGVLSYQADYDFSAGFPQDTESARAAKDLQRGFAAGALAPTEVYLTTGNGTPLTDQQVTDFAAASADAPGVARVQPAERSTTDPSVARINLLLDENPVSNEAITLVRDDLRDALHAKAPSGTKALVGGPTAIFADINSANNRDLSVILPVAAGLIALILALLLRSLVAPIYLVIAVLLNFAATLGATVYLFQGLEGKPGVTFQLPIILYLFVVAIGTDYNILMIARLREEAREGHEPHQAAAIGVEHAGPTVAAAGLILAGTFGVLMLAPISFLQQMGFAVAIGIVLSAFVMSMFFVPALTGLIGHKAWWPGHGDERRDGGGRHAAPESASEVQV
- a CDS encoding VOC family protein, which encodes MLDHFSVAVRDLAASAAFYDAVLAPLGGRRIMEPGPIGYGVNAPDFWVEPAPADSAPAPVHIAFTAPDRAAVRAFHDAAVAAGAEVLHAPKVWPEYHAGYYGAFVRDPDGNNVEAVCHRPE
- a CDS encoding YqjF family protein, with protein sequence MEIEPVEHAPVRAIRRAWLAQRWHDLTFLHWAVPPERVAPLLPAGTRPDTIDGLTYVGLIGFRMVGLGLGRGPGIPYFGTFWETNVRLYSVDGAGRRAVVFRSLDASRLVPVLVAQLSLRLPYKWSAMTVDRAGDTLTYRCRRRWPGPAGASSRMTVRVGAPIAEPTPLEHFLTARWGLHTRAYGHTRHLPNWHPQWPLHRAELLHLDDELVTVAGLPAPDGPPVSVLHSPGVPVVFGGPTAVP
- the yidD gene encoding membrane protein insertion efficiency factor YidD, translating into MRKRHHKKKRHRDWCDCDCDLVDCDGPGCCDLGLFSTLLTLGAVTAGIARTPVVDRAGRAAILGYRRWLSHRWPGTCRYTPTCSAYGLAAVERHGLAVGGRMAAERVRRCRPGVPRGTHDPLP
- a CDS encoding AraC family transcriptional regulator; amino-acid sequence: MLDRLNQAMDHLEQRLDQPLDVAALARVACVSEHHFRRLFSALAGMPLSEYVRRRRLTLAAADVLADRESLLHVAVRWGYGSNEAFARAFRAVHGVGPAEARRAGSVLRSQPRMSFRLVVEGSSSMDYRIVAKEAFRLVGVKARVPLVHEGMNPHIVAFLKGLEPETVRRIGALSDQEPRGVVNVSDDLAGSRAEGTELDYWHGVVTGAEVPEGLDGLPVEAGDWAVFRSSGAFPEALQHLWRDVFTQWFPSNPYEIRPGPEISRVRVAEGGATADAELWIPVRQV
- a CDS encoding phosphotransferase family protein, whose product is MAAHHARQRHAVGAVDRLVADGVPDLRGHRLAEWIRARLTGHDVSVAAGLLDGLDRRLRRLRDCGLPDTLVHGDLHPGNVRGDGTRPVVIDWADAFAGHPAFDILRLTETLDPATAGRLVDAWADRWRADAPGSDPHRAVDLLRPVAPLRLAAVYAMFLAGIEPSEHPYHAHDVPAALAQAAAEAS